The Zingiber officinale cultivar Zhangliang chromosome 10A, Zo_v1.1, whole genome shotgun sequence genome contains a region encoding:
- the LOC122027498 gene encoding uncharacterized protein LOC122027498, which translates to MAAHFPAPSPITSPDIVGRPTLWFAWCRSGTDQSSRRLRLGRRRSSKLPATPCSFGSPLASSEFESNWRERKLLDWIWVFDRWWCLQTCMLGEKYHGFENCTRLNSARTTHRFKLECEWNHIYNDSNTKLNINTGNN; encoded by the exons ATGGCCGCCCACTTCCCTGCTCCCTCGCCTATTACTTCCCCTGATATCGTCGGTCGCCCTACTCTCTGGTTCGCTTGGTGCAGGTCGGGAACCGATCAGTCATCGCGCCGCCTACGTCTCGGACGGCGTAGAAGCTCCAAGCTTCCTGCTACCCCTTGCTCGTTCGGTTCCCCACTTGCATCAAGTGAATTCGAGAGTAATTGGCGAGAAAGGAAGCTCCTCGATTGGATTTGGGTCTTCGATCGTTGGTGGTGTCTTCAG ACTTGCATGCTAGGAGAAAAGTATCATGGATTTGAGAATTGCACAAGATTGAACAGTGCTAGGACCACCCACAGATTTAAGTTGGAGTGTGAATGGAACCATATATACAACGACAGCAACACCAAACTGAACATAAATACAGGAAACAATTGA